The following nucleotide sequence is from Candidatus Bipolaricaulota bacterium.
AATGGTGAATTGCAAACCGCCAACGCTAGTTAATCCCAAATCCCCGGCCAGGCCGATGACGTCTCCCGCTTTTTCGGTATCTCTGATAGTCACTTCGACATTCTGCGAGACTTTGTATCCCTTAAAAACCTGAGAGCCGCTTCTCCAGTCGTATTCCGGATAAATGGAATAATTCACGGTCTTGATGTCTTTTTTATCGACATTATATTTTGATTTCAGCTCGGAAATTAAAGAATTGATGTCTTTCGTCACCTTAGTCTGAGCCGCGGCCACCGTTTTTTCCAAGGCCTCTGTGCCCAAGGTTACTTTAGCCACATCGGGAATGGCGATTACTTTGCCCTCGCCGGACACGGTGATGGTATTTTTCATTTCCGGAGAAATGCCGATGTAGTCATACGCCTTGATCTTTGACCTAACGCCAAAACCGACAAAAACGATTAGAACGATTAACAAACAGGCTAAAAGAATCGTAAAGATTTTGTTTTCGGACCATGATGGCCAAAATGTGTTTTTCATAATTTTTAATTACGAGATTTACAAGATTTTAATACCGGATAGTACAAGATATTATTTCCAATTCTCGTAATATCTTGCCTGCCCCGAGCAGAGTCGAGGGGCACATAAATCTTGTACAGCTCGTAACACTAATTTTTATTTTTTCTTAAAACAGCCGCCAGCCCCGGAAATTTTTTATAATCGGTCAGAAAATCAAGCATGGCTCCGCCGCCAGTGGACACAAAATCCATGTCTTTCAACATTTTTATACGATTGAGCGCTTCAATGGTTTCTCCTCCGCCCACCGCGCCAAATGGAGCTCCCTTGGATCTTTTGGCGATTGCTTCCGCCAACAAAGCCGTGCCTTTTCTAAATCGCGGATCTTCCGTCTGCCCCATCGGTCCGTTCCAAATTATGGTTTTCGCAGACCTGATATATTTCGAAAAATCCTTAACCGTATTTCGTCCTACATCCAAAATCATTTGATTTTTTTTATAGACGATGTCTTTGTCATTGGTCACTTGGCGACTGATAACGATATTTTCTTTTTCCTCCCATATTAAAACATCCTTGGGTAAAATAATTTTATCGCCGAATTTTTTTAAAATTTCTTCGGCTTGTTTTAAATTCCCGTGATTGACGAGAGAACCGCCTATTTCATAACCGAGCGCTTTGAAAAAAACATTCGCGGCCACGCCGCCAATCAGAAAAAAATCATATGACGGCAGCAATCTCTCCATCAACGGCAGTTTGGTCTCAACCTTTATGCCTCCGATAATGCCGATGGCCGGTCGCCGCGGCTTGATCAACTTGCCCAAATTGCTCACTTCTTCGAAAAACTTCAAACCGACGCAGGCCGACAACAAATTGGTTATGGCATCAATAGACGCGGCTTTTCGATGAGAAAATGAAAAAGCTTCATTGACATAGATGTCCGCCAGCGCGGCCAATTTACGAGCGAAAGAAACGGAATTTTTGTCCTCGCCCGAATTAAACCGCAGGTTTTCCAACAAAACCACGTCGCCCGCTTCCAACGCCGCCAAATCCTTTTTGGATATTTGAGAAATGTCTTTGTCCCAAAATAAAACGTTTTGCCGAGGCATCAATTTCCTGAGTTCAAGATAAACGGGATTAAGACTTAATTTTTTATTGTATTTGCCTTCGGGCCTTCCGAGATGCGAAGCCAAAATAACGCGGCCGTCACGCTTGATAATGTGTTCGATCGAAGACAATGCGGATTTAATACGAAAATTTTCCACCACCCGACCGTTTTTTACGGGCACATTGAAATCAACCCGCATAAAAACGATTTTCCCTTGCAAATCATTGACTTGGTCGAGCCGAGGAACTTTTTTTATCTCAGTTATCGTCATATGCTTAATTATATCAAATTTATTTCATTCGGACACGCTCACTCGCCTTTTATTTCAAGCAAGCTCCAATAATTTTCTTTACCCGTCGCTTTTTCTATTTTAATTTCAGCGCCATCGGCCAACGTGCCTTCGTTTAACATCGTTAAGTTAAACCTAAGATTCTCAGGGGAAATATCTTGTCCATGCTCTCGAATAAACCCCAATTCAACGGAGATTTCACTCACCTTTCGGCAATTGTTTTCAGCGGCTTTCTCTAAAACCAATTTATGAATTTTATCGGCCAGATGAAGATCGTGCATATTAATGAGTCGCGCAAGAGATGCATGGATCATAAGCCCGAATCAAGGACTTGATCAAACTCTCTCTTTTTTTATCCGAAAAATTTTGTAAAGTCGGCAAAAATACTTTCAAATCTTTTTCCAAATTGGCGATAAACAAAGCGGTCGGCGTGACGATGTCGCATTTTCTCACCGCGCCGTAATCGTCAAAATCGAAATTGTAATACAATAAACCTCGCGGCGCTTCAATCACGGACAGACCGCGGCCGGCAGCGGGTTTGACGGAGACCTTCAATTTTTTATTTCTTATTTTCAAATATTTTTCAATCAATTTGCCGCATTCTTCCAAACAATGAATAATCTCGATCGACTGCGCCAAGACATTATGAAACGGATTATAATCGGGCGTTTCAATGCCGAGCTCATCCCAATTTTTTTTCGCGATGCCGTTTAATTTGTCATAATTGCAATTTATTCTAGCCAAAGATCCGCACATGACCGCTCGCCCGAGAT
It contains:
- a CDS encoding SIMPL domain-containing protein (The SIMPL domain is named for its presence in mouse protein SIMPL (signalling molecule that associates with mouse pelle-like kinase). Bacterial member BP26, from Brucella, was shown to assemble into a channel-like structure, while YggE from E. coli has been associated with resistance to oxidative stress.), with the protein product MKNTFWPSWSENKIFTILLACLLIVLIVFVGFGVRSKIKAYDYIGISPEMKNTITVSGEGKVIAIPDVAKVTLGTEALEKTVAAAQTKVTKDINSLISELKSKYNVDKKDIKTVNYSIYPEYDWRSGSQVFKGYKVSQNVEVTIRDTEKAGDVIGLAGDLGLTSVGGLQFTIDDPEIYKQEAREKALEQAKQKAEALADIAGVKLGKVVSFSENEGYTPDYYMKTYAEDAGIGGAAAPTVEVGSQEVIIDANVEYEIL
- a CDS encoding phosphoglycerate kinase, which translates into the protein MTITEIKKVPRLDQVNDLQGKIVFMRVDFNVPVKNGRVVENFRIKSALSSIEHIIKRDGRVILASHLGRPEGKYNKKLSLNPVYLELRKLMPRQNVLFWDKDISQISKKDLAALEAGDVVLLENLRFNSGEDKNSVSFARKLAALADIYVNEAFSFSHRKAASIDAITNLLSACVGLKFFEEVSNLGKLIKPRRPAIGIIGGIKVETKLPLMERLLPSYDFFLIGGVAANVFFKALGYEIGGSLVNHGNLKQAEEILKKFGDKIILPKDVLIWEEKENIVISRQVTNDKDIVYKKNQMILDVGRNTVKDFSKYIRSAKTIIWNGPMGQTEDPRFRKGTALLAEAIAKRSKGAPFGAVGGGETIEALNRIKMLKDMDFVSTGGGAMLDFLTDYKKFPGLAAVLRKNKN
- a CDS encoding hydrogenase/urease maturation nickel metallochaperone HypA, producing the protein MHDLHLADKIHKLVLEKAAENNCRKVSEISVELGFIREHGQDISPENLRFNLTMLNEGTLADGAEIKIEKATGKENYWSLLEIKGE